TTGGCAATACCGTCCATGTCATAAGGATTGACCAGATAGGCGTGTTTCTGAAGCTGGGCCGCAGCCCCGGCAAATTCGCTGAGGACGAGGACACCGTTCTCTGAGTTGTTGCAGGCGCAATATTCCTTGGCAACGAGGTTCATGCCGTCGCGCAAGGGCGTGACAAGGCCGATATCGGCGGCGGCGTAATAGGCCACCAGTTCGTCATGAGGCAGATTGCGATAATGATAGTGTACCGGAACCCAACCGGGGAAAGAGAATTCGCCATTGACCCGACCGACCAATTGTTCAATCTCGGTGCGCAAATCCTTGTATTCGTCCACCTCTTCACGACTCGGCACAGCAATCTGCACGAAATTCATCTGCCCTTTCAGATCAGGGTAACGTCTTAACAAGGTCTGTATGGAGCGGATTCGTTCAGGTATACCCTTGGTATAATCCAGTCGGTCCACTCCGAGAATGATCTTGCGATGACGCAACGCTTCTTTCAACTCAAACGACTTTCTGGCAACATCTGGTCGGTTGGCCAAGTCTGAAAACTGATTGTAATCGATGGAAATGGGAAAGGCACCGAGCCGGAACTGCCGATTGCCAGCATGGACCGTAACCACTGCACCACGTCCTTCGACTCGTGTCTCGGGCATGAGCCGATGCAGACAGCCGACAAAATTCCTCCGATCCTGAATCGTCTGGAATCCCACAAGGTCATATTCTATGAGAGCCTGTATCAGTTTCCACCGCCACGGCAGCTTCATAAATATATCCGGCGTAGGAAACGGGATATGCAGGAAAAATCCAATATTTCGTTTCACCCCCATGCTCTTCAGAAAAAAAGCCTGATGCATGAGGTGATAGTCCTGAATCCAGATGTAGTCATCCTGATCGGTCTTGCGTGCCACGACTTCGGCAAATTTGAAATTCACATCCAGATATGATCGCCAATACCGTGGATAGAACCGACAACGAGTTTGCAAATCATGAAACAACGGCCAGATAATCTCGTTGGAAAAGCCGAAATAATACCCGTCCACCTCGTCTTTGGTCAGGGGAACCGTGCAGAGTTCATACCCTGCCTCAGTAGAAAAATCGGCAAGCAGACCATCCACATCAACATCAGGATCGGACGTGCCCGACCACCCTATCCACGTACCGCCCCGATTCTTGAGAACCGGCGCCATGGCCGTAACCAGCCCCCCGGAACCGGGTTTGACCGTCCACTGTCCTTTTTCCTTTTTAAGTGCCGCAGGGAGGCGGTTTGAGACCACCACCAGTTTCTGCATTCCGAACTCCATTGATCATCTCCCACTTCAAGCATAAAGAAAGGATTTTCTTCATTAATAGAGTTTTACCGTTCTTTGATGGGGATTTCAACCATACAAGTAAAACAGACCGGCAAAATTTATGGCCGCAGACTGTTGACAAGAACGCCCACGTACTTATCTCTTGCGGCAGTCGACATCACACGCCGCGCAGAGTTGCGGCGAATATACCATAAGGAGATAATTTCATGGGTTTGAAACCATTGCACGACCGCGTCATCGTCAAGAGAAAGGAAGAAGAGGAAAAAACCGCCGGGGGCATCTATATCCCTGATTCTGCCAAGGAAAAGCCGCAGAACGGCGTTGTCATGGCAGCCGGTCCCGAATGCAAGACCGTTCAGGACGGCGACATTATCCTGTTCGCCAAATACGCTGGAAGCGAATTTTCCATGGACGGCGAAGAGCTTATCATCATGCGTGAAGACGACATCCTCGGCGTATTCGCATAAGCTGCCCATAAGGGTCCGATTGCCTCGTCGCTTAGACAGACTCAAAACTTGCGTGGGAAACCGACCCTTCGGTCTTGATTCTTTTTCGCAACGGGCACGCACACCTTACCGAGCAGTTTCACGATGTTTTATTTGAAGATAACAAACAAATTTCACAGGGAATAAACAATGGCGAAAGCAATTGATTACAAAGCGGTTGCCCGTGAGGGCATGCAGAACGGCGTGAACATTCTGGCCAACGCCGTCAAGGTGACTCTCGGCCCCAAAGGCCGCAACGTCATGTTGGAAAAGACCTGGGGTGCTCCTCAGGTAACCAAGGACGGCGTGACTGTAGCCGAGAAAATCGATCTGGAAGACAAGCTCGAAAACATGGGCGCACAGATGGTCAAGGAAGTCGCTTCCAAGACTAATGAAATCGCCGGAGACGGAACCACCACAGCTACAGTGCTGGCCCAGTCCATCTTCAACGAAGGCGTGAAACTGCTGGCCGCCGGTCAAAACCCCATGTCCATCAAGCGCGGCATTGACATGGCTGTCGAAGCCCTGGTCGACGAGCTGGACGCAATGGCCAAGCCGGTCAAGAAAAGCTCCGAGATAGCCCAGATCGGCTCCATTTCCGCCAACAATGACATGACCATCGGTGAGATTCTTGCCGAGGCCGTGGAAAGAGTCGGCGACAACGGCGTCATCACCGTTGAAGAATCTCAGGGACTGACCACCGAGCTGAATGTCGTCGAGGGCATGCAGTGGGATCAGGGATACCTTTCCCCCTACTTCATCAACGACGGCGATAAGCAGGCCGCTGTGTATGAAAATCCCTTCATCCTGCTCTCCGAGGGCAAAATTTCCAACATCAAGCCGCTGGTTCCCATCCTGGAAGCCGTGGCCAAAGCTGGCCGCCCCCTGCTCATCGTCGCAGAGACAGTTGAGAACGAGGCGCTTGCCGGTCTGACCATCAACGCCATGCGCGGTTCCCTGAAAGTCTGCGCCGTCAAGGCTCCCGGCTTTGGTGAACGTCGCAAGGACATGATCCGCGACATCGCCATCATGACCGGCGCGACTCCGGTTTCCGAGGACACCGCTGTCACTCTGGAATCCATTCAGCCGAACGATTTCGGTACCGCCAAGAAAGTGGTAGTTGACAAGAACAACACCCTGATCGTGGACGGTGCCGGTGACAAGGAAGCCGTGACTCGCCGTTGCGAAGAGATCATGAACATGGCCAACAACGCTTCCAGCGACTACGATCGCGAAAAGCTTCAGGAACGTCTGGCCAAAATGGTCGGCGGCGTTGCCGTCATCAAGGTCGGTGCTCCCACCGAGATCGAGATGAAAGAGCGCAAGGATCGCGTGGAAGACGCTCTGAACGCTACCCGCGCAGCCGTTGACGAAGGTATCGTCGCTGGCGGCGGCACCGCTCTGGTCCGCGCTGGCAAAGCCCTGGCCAAGGTCAAGGGCGCCAACACAACCGAGCAGGCCGGTGTGGACATCATCGCCCGCGCCATTGAAGAGCCTCTGCGTCAGATCGCCAACAACTGCGGCCTTGAAGGCACCGTGATTGTCGAAAAGGTCAAGGCTCTCAAAGGCAACAACGGCTTCAACGCCGCTACTGGCGAATACACCGATCTGGTCAAGGCAGGCGTCATCGACCCGAAAAAAGTCACCCGTATCGCCCTGCAGAACGCCGCTTCCGTAGCCAGCATGCTGCTGACCACCGAGTGCGCCATCTCCGAGGCCGTCATCGAAGAGGACTAGCCATCTCCCCCCCCCTTTGATCTTCAAAGGCCGGACGCAAAGCGTCCGGCCTTTTTCGTTGTGGTTGTCGAGACATCTTCAAAGAGGTAAACTCCAGCCATGTCATTTTTCTCACATCTCGTGCAGCCCTATCGAAAGGGCGAAAAGAATTTTGAGCGAGGTCGAGCCGCGGAACTTCGTCGTGACTTCAAAAAAGCTGAGGACTATTTTACCATAGCGGCCCAGGCTTTTGACGAACACTTCACCAAGAAAGCAGCCGCAGGCAAAGACACCCGAACTTCGCATCTGGTGATGGCCGGCATCTGCTACACGCGCATCGGTCGGTTCGAGGACGGGTTACGTATTCTTGAGCAGTGCATCGAGACAAAGGACATCCCGGACGCTTTTCTGCACGCCGGATACGCCGCAGCAAAACTCGGTTTGGCAGAAAAAGCCGTAAGTCACTGGAAAAGTTTTCCGGACTGGGCCGGTCAGCGCGTCATTGCCAACGCACTTAAAGAACAGGTCAAGGCGATCCGTTCCAGTGAGAAGCCCGACCTTCAAGGCGCTTGTGAAGCAGTTGCCAAAGCCGTGCAGGAGCAGGACAAAGTCAACCAGAATGACAGAAAATTCCGGGATCGCGGTCAACGAGACCGAGAACATCGACAAGGATATTAACCAACTGTTTGTAAAACCAGTCCAAAGCGTGTAATTTCACTGTCATGCCGCACAAAGCTCTCATATCCTCACGTTGTATCTGCCTCACTGTCACGGCATTTCTTGCCGTTATCCTTTTCACATTCCCGGCCCAAGCCGCCGATGCGACCGTCTTCGGCACCGGCTCACCGGCTCAGGACGTGCCTAATGTCCAGTCAGCCGTAGACAAGGGCGGATCAATCCTGCTCAAAGGGCAGTTCAATTTCGGGTCTGATGGGCGTATAAAGATCACCAAAAATGTCCGCATTACCGGCGAGACCGATGCCGTTGGGGAGCCAAAGACGACCATCACAGGAGGCTTTTGGACACTGTACGCCCCGCTGCCATACAAGGACGCCCCGCCGTCTGCAAAAGGCCCGCTCGTGGCTGTGAGCTCCATCAGATTCGATGGAGCGAAAGGCACCCCACTTCACTTCCCGCATGTGAGCGGTCTGGATGTACGTGGATGCACCGTGACCGATGTCATCCCCCAGCAGGTAGATATTGAATGGGCCGAAGGAGACAGCTTGGCATTCCAGGCCGGAATCGTCGTGGGTAACCGCATTGTCCACACCAAAGGGCCGCTTGGCAAAGCCGCCGGCGGAACAATCAGAATTGAAAACAATCGCTTCTTCATGGAAAACAAGCGTCCTGACACCACCAGCGGATACGGTGTGCTTGCGGACTGGACCACAGGCGCAGAACTCATTATCAAGGACAACATCATTCTTCGCACCTCCCGCAACGGGATCGAGGTTCTGGACAACGCACTGGACGCCAAGGGCAATGGTTCCATCACTATTGCCGGCAACCGCATCACCACTGACGAAGAAGGCATCCCCTATCCACACAAATATGGTCCAAATGGCATTGTTGCAGGCTGGTACTTTGATACACGCGGCGGAGCAGATTTCTCGCGCAACAACCGTATTGCCATCACCGGCAATCGCATTGAGGGCCGAGGAGAAGCTTCCACCGGCATTCTGCTCTACGCTAACGACATCGTGGCGACCTGCAACGACATCATCATGGGCGGCGGAAACAGTGCACGCGGCATCGTCCAAACCGGCTCGCGCGGCTTTTTTGCCAACAACAGAGTCCGTGGAGAAGGGCGATATGCTGTCTACTGCTACCCGTTCGAATCACTCAAGGCCACGGCCAACACTTTTGCATGGACAGAACTCAATGACTTCACAGGTATCAAGGGACAAATATTGCTTGGCGGACAGGTCAACGTTGTTGTCGGTACTGCCCAGTCCCTGCTCGACAAAGGCAAGGGGAACCGGTTGGTCAACACGCCGCCCTGCGCCCTACCTGAAGTGGACCCCGAAGGTGAATCCTGGGAACCTGTAGAATAACAGGCAACTCTCACATCCTTGGAGATGGCTCCCTGACTTCATGGAGTATCCATATTCGGAACCCATGACATTCCTTTCCTCATGAAGGACTACCCGCTTCTGTCCACATCCGTCACAACTTCACGCACATCGCGAATAGATCCATCCTGGGGACAAACCATGCATCCCCCTATGCCTTTGTGATCACATCGAAGAGCGAAGACCCATATACTACTGCCAGAAATTGTCTGCACGTCTTTACCACACGCACTGCCATATCGGGTTCACAATAAAACATGGTGAAATACCCACATTAGACGACTGCAATAACCTGGAATAACGCCTTATATTACACAAAGCGCACGAAAGAAAAACCGCAGGTCGGTTTTTGTATTGACATGCTCAAACCCACTCTGTATTGATTGATAACGATTTTCAATTTCAACAAGACTGAGGCAATTATGTGTGCGGCTCTCGTAGGTGGAATGGACCGACTGAAAAGGGAATACGTGATAGAAGCCAAAAAGAACGGCATCAAGCTCAAGCATTTCACGGGGAAAGAAAGAAAAATATCCCAATCCCTGGGCAATGTAGATTTTGTCGTCATGTTCACCAACAAGGTGTCACACAAAGCCCGTAAAGACGTCCTTGACGCAGTGCGCGGCAAGGACGTTCCGGTATACATGCATCACTCCTGTGGGATCAGCACTCTTCGTAAGCAGTTGGATGAGGTCGCTGGTTAAACGTTCTCTCGTCCTTCCCAGCTCTGAATCAATTCAATCACCTTCTGCGTCAGACCGTTGAACTCCGGTTTAGTCACTTGGGCATCGGCCATAACGGCCTTGCCCTTGTGAAGGACCGATTTTGATATCAACGAGGAAAACAGGGTGACAGGCAACACCTTGAGAACAGGGTCTTCTTTAATCCGGCGGGTTAGCGTGTAGCCATCCATTTGAGGCATTTCCACATCAGACACAACGGCATCAAGATAATGCAGGGGGCTTTTGCCCTCCTCCGTAGCCTTGGCCTTGATGTCCATCAGTTTCGCCCAGGCCTCAGCGCCATCGCCGACCATAGTCACCTCGAAATTCGCATTAGAAAAATTCTTTTCCAACAACTGTCGAACAGATGTTGAATCGTCAGCGACAAGGGCCCTGTAGCGTTCATCCGAGACCAAATCACTCAGGTTGGCCTGAGTTTGCCCAGACTCATCAAGATCAGACAAAACCTGTTCAAGATCGAGCATGAGCACGAAACGATCATTGATCTTAACCGTTCCAGTAATACAATTGGTGTCCAGAGAAGAAAAATATTTACAGGGAGGTTCGACGTCAGCCCAATTCACACGATGAATCTGCGTCACACCGGACACCAGAAAGCCAGTGATCATGGCATTGAATTCTGTGACAATTACAGGTTCATTCACATCATCAGCCTTGTCGATTTTCAGCCAAACGCTCAAGTCGACAACCGGCAGGATCAGATCACGCAATGGGATAGTACCAAGAAAACTCGGATGAACGGCAGCTTCCGACCCTTCGAGTCCATCCGGGGCTTCGACCACCTCAAGGACTTTGGCCACATTGACGCCGAAATAATGGGTCTCAATGCCTTTCTCTGTCACTTCATTAATGAAGAACTCAATGATTTCAAGCTCATTAGTTCCTGTTTCCAGCAAAATATCCGTCTGACTCATTATTCCTCCTCCGGTCCGCAGTTGAGCGACTTATTGTACTCTTAGCATGGCATGCCGCGTTAGATGAATGATTTTTTTCAGTTAAAACGATTTTAACGCATGGGAAATCGTCGTCCCAAAAAAAAACGCCGCATTTAAGCGGCGCTTTGTTTTGATCATTCCTCTCATGTTCAAGACGAAGCGACTCCGACCACTTCAACCTCTGAGAGACTCAAAATATCCCATTGTACCGGCTCCTCGTGCTTGACTGAACGATTGAGAACCGCTCCCAGCACCTCGTCCCAATGGACCGGCGACACGCCAACCCGTGGGCAGCGAGTGGTCAGATCCGCTTCTGAAAGCATATGCCCCGCAGGAAGATCTCTTGAGAACACAATGCATTTTCTCAATTTTTTGGATGCAGCCTGCTCATCAGGGAACACGACCTTACCCTTGACCTGGATGGCTTTTTCGACTTCACGAACCATGGTCACCATGGAAGCCAATTCCTGCGGCTCAAGCGAGGCTTGATGATCCGTCCCCTTGAGGGTTTTATCCAAGGTGAAATGTCGCTCTACGACGCATGCCCCCAGAGCGGCTGCTCCTATACTGGGACCGATGCCCTTTTCATGGCCGGAATATCCTACCGGGACATCATAACGCTCAATAAGCGCTTCCATGACAGGCAAGCCTATTTGTTCTTCCGGGCAGGGATACGTGGAGTTGCAATGCAACAGTATTACCTTATCATGATAATGACGAATTTCCGCCATGGCCACGTCAATGTCTTCAAGACCGCTCATGCCAGTAGAAAGAATAATCGGAATCCCCGTGGCGGCATATTTTCGCACCAGCGGTACGTTGACCAGCTCGGCAGAGCTGATCTTGAGCAGTTCCACATCCAGATCGACAATTTGCTCCAGGCTAGGCTCATCCCAGGCCGAAGCGAAAAAGACCAGTCCTTTCGACTCGCTGTATTCCTTGAGGCGTCCCATCTGCTCGATGGAAAGCTCCAAAGCATTACGATGTTCCCCGTACGTCGGGCCAAAACTGTTGGGGCCGGTATAGGGAGCCGCCCTGCCCTCGCGTGTCAGCAAGGCCTCGTTGTCCCTTTTCTGGAACTTAACACCCTGCACACCAGCAGCGGCGGCTTCATCGATCATTCTTTGTGCGATGTCATATTCACCCTGATGATTATTGCCGATCTCTGCGACGATAAAGCAGGGATGACCCTTACCAATGGTGACGCCTGAACGAAGTGTGACGGACTGAATCTGTTTCATATCAGAATCTCACAATTTGAAATCCGCGCTTTTCGGAATACGGCTTGAGCTGCTCATAAATCTCGGCCTGCTTGCCAAAAGAGGTGATAACCACGGCATCGCAGTCCACCTGTTCCAGAACATGTGGTGCGGAAACCACATGTCCGTTGAAAATCTGCCCCTGTTTCTTCGTATTATTATCAAGAAGCGCCAGGATCTGAAATCCTGTATCCCTGAGAGCGGACAGAACCACTTCACAGGTCTCGGATGCTCCGAACAACGCCAGCTTTCTTTCTCCTCGACTCTCCAAAAAACTGAGCCGATCCAAAACAAATTCCTTGATGGTCGAATACAGACGGACCGTTTCGGACGAATAATCCGAAAACATCCGCTGCCTGGACTGATGCCCCTTGTCCGTAAGAGTGTAATTATAACTCTTCCCGTTCACAGGACAGAACTCGACCAGCCCCTCGGACTGAAGTTGCTTGAGGTATTGGTTGACCATGGCCCCAGACAGGTGAAGCTGTCTGCCAAGCTCAAATTGAGAAAGGCTGGAGTCCCTTGACAGGGCGTCCAGGATGGCAAGCACACGCGTACTCTTGCTCGGCTTCAGGTAGCATCCGTCGGTTATCAGCATTCCGGTACTCGTGTTTTCAATATGTTCTGCCATGAACTCTCTCAGTCATTCGTTCGGTCAATGATTCATTCGGTTTAAAATGGATTGCATCGCCGAGTGTGCCACTCTAGACATGCGTTGCGACCCTGTCAACATGCCGCCCCGCAATGGTTCACGCACCATTTCTTCATTTGCATCCAGCGCACGTCCCACACGATCAATCGTTGACATATTGAATGATCGGCTTTATTCGCCCCAAACTTTAGCAAAGAGGCAATCATTTCCACTTTTAGAAACGGAATTTGATTTGCAAAGAGTTTGCCAAGGCAGAGCACTCCACTCGTTTACACCAACACAAAGAACACAATCCCTCGGAATTCTACATATTTTTAAAATGCCCAGAATAAAGACGCTGTCTGTGCTGCGTCCTGAACCATCTAGGTTGTCAAAATTTCGACTCGTCATTGTTTAAAACACGTCATATTGACCCCGTGACGCTCCTATTATAGGTTCGCTAACGCTTTCAACGAAATCAAAGAGGATGTTTATCCATGGAGCATTTAAATCGCCCCTGGCTCAAGGCGTACGACCCCGACGTACCACCAACCCTGGATTACGACAAAATTCCCTTGTTCCGTTTTCTGGACAGAGCTGCACACAAATGGCCAAAACGTAAAGCCATTGTTTTCAAGAACTGGTCGATCACATATGCCAAGCTCAAGGTTCAGAGCGAAATTTTCGCGGCCAATCTCAAAGCTGCCGGAATACGCAAGGGAGATCGGGTTGCCCTGATGCTCCCCAACCTGCCCCAGACTATTATCGCCTTTTGGGGCGTCCTCCGAGCAGGAGCCGTCGGCGTCATGACCAACCCGCTCTACATGGAAACCGAGATTGTTCATCAGTTCAACGATGCCGGAGTTCGTTGCTGTATCACTCTGGATCTGCTCTGGCCCAAACTGAACAAATTGCGGGATTCAATCCCGGTTGAGCGTTTTTTCATCACCACTATCGGCGAGGGATTGAAGTTTCCCCTGAGCACTCTTTATAAACTCCAGGCTAAAAAGAACGGTTCCTCACCCAAGATTCCCTACGACGGAAAACACATTTTTCCCTTCAAGACGTTGACGAAAGGACGCGACAAATTCACCGACGAGAGGGTGGATCATCAGGACACAGCCCTGTTACAATACACAGGCGGAACAACGGGCGTCGCCAAGGGATGTATCCTGACCCACTTCAACATCAGCGCGAACATGCAGCAATGTCACGCCATGATGCACACGCTGGGCAAAAAGAAGGAAACGTTTCTCGGCATCCTCCCCTATTTCCATATATATGGCCTGACCACCTGCTTAGCATGGCCCACCAGCCTGGGAGCGACCCTGGCCCCGTTCCCGCGCTATGTCCCCCTTGATGTCCTGAAAGGTATCAACAAACTCAAACCAACCGTATTCCCAGGCGCACCGTCGCTCTATATTTCCCTGCTCCAGCAAAAAGACATCGACAAATACGACCTGAAATCCATTGAAGTGTGCGTATCCGGCTCCGCGCCCATGCCTGTAGAGTACATGGAACAATTCAAGAAGCGGTCCGGCACATCCATTACCGAGGGGTACGGGCTGACCGAAGCCTCCCCTGTCACGCACTTCAACCCGTTGGAAGGTACGAGTAAAATCGGCTCCATCGGGTTGCCGTTCCCTGACACGGACGCCAAAATCGTCGACATGGAAGTGGGTGGAGACCCGCTGCCTCCGGGGAAACGGGGTGAACTCGTTGTCCGGGGTCCACAGATCATGAAAGGATACTACAATCGTCCGGATGCGACAGCCGATGTGCTGCGAAACGACTGGTTGTACACCGGCGACATCGCAACAATGGATGAAGAAGGGTACTTCTTCATCGTGGACCGCAAAAAGGATCTGATCATTTCCGGCGGCTACAACATATATCCTCGCGAAATCGACGAAGTCCTACACTCCCACCCCAAGATCAAAGAAGCCGTATCTGTGGGCATCCCCCACGAGACCCGAGGCGAGATAGTCAAGGCATACGTCATAGCCCAACCGGGTGAAGAGCTTTCTCGCAACGATGTCATCGCCTACTGTCGAGAAAAGCTTGCCAACTACAAGGTCCCCCGCAAGGTTGAGTTCAGAAAGGATCTGCCAAAGACCATGGTAGGCAAAGTCCTCCGCCGCGCTTTGCGTGATGAGGAAATAGCCAAAGCCGAAAGTAAAAAGACACTCAAAAAGGCAAAAAAAGAAGCAGCAAATGCCGAATAACAAGTACAAATGCAAATTCCGCGGGGAAATCTGCCGGGGACATCGCGAAAAGCGCAACGGATACAGGGCCGTGACACTCTGGTTCTGCGGACTGTCCGGAGCCGGCAAATCGACCATCGCCCACGCAGTTGAAAAAAGACTGTTTGACGAGGGTGCCAACGCATACACCTTTGACGGAGACAATGTCCGGCATGGACTGTGCGGAGACCTTTCCTTTTCCCCCGAAGGACGAGCCGAAAACATTCGCCGCATAGGCGAGATGACTAAACTCTTCATGGATGCCGGAA
The genomic region above belongs to uncultured Pseudodesulfovibrio sp. and contains:
- a CDS encoding trehalose-6-phosphate synthase yields the protein MEFGMQKLVVVSNRLPAALKKEKGQWTVKPGSGGLVTAMAPVLKNRGGTWIGWSGTSDPDVDVDGLLADFSTEAGYELCTVPLTKDEVDGYYFGFSNEIIWPLFHDLQTRCRFYPRYWRSYLDVNFKFAEVVARKTDQDDYIWIQDYHLMHQAFFLKSMGVKRNIGFFLHIPFPTPDIFMKLPWRWKLIQALIEYDLVGFQTIQDRRNFVGCLHRLMPETRVEGRGAVVTVHAGNRQFRLGAFPISIDYNQFSDLANRPDVARKSFELKEALRHRKIILGVDRLDYTKGIPERIRSIQTLLRRYPDLKGQMNFVQIAVPSREEVDEYKDLRTEIEQLVGRVNGEFSFPGWVPVHYHYRNLPHDELVAYYAAADIGLVTPLRDGMNLVAKEYCACNNSENGVLVLSEFAGAAAQLQKHAYLVNPYDMDGIAKGLHRAFHWSKEERSLHMSKLREQVRKNNIFWWVDSFLQAGISKTLVDFPEVETVHFEQL
- a CDS encoding co-chaperone GroES gives rise to the protein MGLKPLHDRVIVKRKEEEEKTAGGIYIPDSAKEKPQNGVVMAAGPECKTVQDGDIILFAKYAGSEFSMDGEELIIMREDDILGVFA
- the groL gene encoding chaperonin GroEL (60 kDa chaperone family; promotes refolding of misfolded polypeptides especially under stressful conditions; forms two stacked rings of heptamers to form a barrel-shaped 14mer; ends can be capped by GroES; misfolded proteins enter the barrel where they are refolded when GroES binds), with translation MAKAIDYKAVAREGMQNGVNILANAVKVTLGPKGRNVMLEKTWGAPQVTKDGVTVAEKIDLEDKLENMGAQMVKEVASKTNEIAGDGTTTATVLAQSIFNEGVKLLAAGQNPMSIKRGIDMAVEALVDELDAMAKPVKKSSEIAQIGSISANNDMTIGEILAEAVERVGDNGVITVEESQGLTTELNVVEGMQWDQGYLSPYFINDGDKQAAVYENPFILLSEGKISNIKPLVPILEAVAKAGRPLLIVAETVENEALAGLTINAMRGSLKVCAVKAPGFGERRKDMIRDIAIMTGATPVSEDTAVTLESIQPNDFGTAKKVVVDKNNTLIVDGAGDKEAVTRRCEEIMNMANNASSDYDREKLQERLAKMVGGVAVIKVGAPTEIEMKERKDRVEDALNATRAAVDEGIVAGGGTALVRAGKALAKVKGANTTEQAGVDIIARAIEEPLRQIANNCGLEGTVIVEKVKALKGNNGFNAATGEYTDLVKAGVIDPKKVTRIALQNAASVASMLLTTECAISEAVIEED
- a CDS encoding right-handed parallel beta-helix repeat-containing protein, coding for MPHKALISSRCICLTVTAFLAVILFTFPAQAADATVFGTGSPAQDVPNVQSAVDKGGSILLKGQFNFGSDGRIKITKNVRITGETDAVGEPKTTITGGFWTLYAPLPYKDAPPSAKGPLVAVSSIRFDGAKGTPLHFPHVSGLDVRGCTVTDVIPQQVDIEWAEGDSLAFQAGIVVGNRIVHTKGPLGKAAGGTIRIENNRFFMENKRPDTTSGYGVLADWTTGAELIIKDNIILRTSRNGIEVLDNALDAKGNGSITIAGNRITTDEEGIPYPHKYGPNGIVAGWYFDTRGGADFSRNNRIAITGNRIEGRGEASTGILLYANDIVATCNDIIMGGGNSARGIVQTGSRGFFANNRVRGEGRYAVYCYPFESLKATANTFAWTELNDFTGIKGQILLGGQVNVVVGTAQSLLDKGKGNRLVNTPPCALPEVDPEGESWEPVE
- a CDS encoding DUF2325 domain-containing protein, encoding MCAALVGGMDRLKREYVIEAKKNGIKLKHFTGKERKISQSLGNVDFVVMFTNKVSHKARKDVLDAVRGKDVPVYMHHSCGISTLRKQLDEVAG
- a CDS encoding chemotaxis protein, coding for MSQTDILLETGTNELEIIEFFINEVTEKGIETHYFGVNVAKVLEVVEAPDGLEGSEAAVHPSFLGTIPLRDLILPVVDLSVWLKIDKADDVNEPVIVTEFNAMITGFLVSGVTQIHRVNWADVEPPCKYFSSLDTNCITGTVKINDRFVLMLDLEQVLSDLDESGQTQANLSDLVSDERYRALVADDSTSVRQLLEKNFSNANFEVTMVGDGAEAWAKLMDIKAKATEEGKSPLHYLDAVVSDVEMPQMDGYTLTRRIKEDPVLKVLPVTLFSSLISKSVLHKGKAVMADAQVTKPEFNGLTQKVIELIQSWEGRENV
- a CDS encoding N-acetylneuraminate synthase family protein, which encodes MKQIQSVTLRSGVTIGKGHPCFIVAEIGNNHQGEYDIAQRMIDEAAAAGVQGVKFQKRDNEALLTREGRAAPYTGPNSFGPTYGEHRNALELSIEQMGRLKEYSESKGLVFFASAWDEPSLEQIVDLDVELLKISSAELVNVPLVRKYAATGIPIILSTGMSGLEDIDVAMAEIRHYHDKVILLHCNSTYPCPEEQIGLPVMEALIERYDVPVGYSGHEKGIGPSIGAAALGACVVERHFTLDKTLKGTDHQASLEPQELASMVTMVREVEKAIQVKGKVVFPDEQAASKKLRKCIVFSRDLPAGHMLSEADLTTRCPRVGVSPVHWDEVLGAVLNRSVKHEEPVQWDILSLSEVEVVGVASS
- a CDS encoding winged helix-turn-helix transcriptional regulator, giving the protein MAEHIENTSTGMLITDGCYLKPSKSTRVLAILDALSRDSSLSQFELGRQLHLSGAMVNQYLKQLQSEGLVEFCPVNGKSYNYTLTDKGHQSRQRMFSDYSSETVRLYSTIKEFVLDRLSFLESRGERKLALFGASETCEVVLSALRDTGFQILALLDNNTKKQGQIFNGHVVSAPHVLEQVDCDAVVITSFGKQAEIYEQLKPYSEKRGFQIVRF
- a CDS encoding long-chain fatty acid--CoA ligase, translating into MEHLNRPWLKAYDPDVPPTLDYDKIPLFRFLDRAAHKWPKRKAIVFKNWSITYAKLKVQSEIFAANLKAAGIRKGDRVALMLPNLPQTIIAFWGVLRAGAVGVMTNPLYMETEIVHQFNDAGVRCCITLDLLWPKLNKLRDSIPVERFFITTIGEGLKFPLSTLYKLQAKKNGSSPKIPYDGKHIFPFKTLTKGRDKFTDERVDHQDTALLQYTGGTTGVAKGCILTHFNISANMQQCHAMMHTLGKKKETFLGILPYFHIYGLTTCLAWPTSLGATLAPFPRYVPLDVLKGINKLKPTVFPGAPSLYISLLQQKDIDKYDLKSIEVCVSGSAPMPVEYMEQFKKRSGTSITEGYGLTEASPVTHFNPLEGTSKIGSIGLPFPDTDAKIVDMEVGGDPLPPGKRGELVVRGPQIMKGYYNRPDATADVLRNDWLYTGDIATMDEEGYFFIVDRKKDLIISGGYNIYPREIDEVLHSHPKIKEAVSVGIPHETRGEIVKAYVIAQPGEELSRNDVIAYCREKLANYKVPRKVEFRKDLPKTMVGKVLRRALRDEEIAKAESKKTLKKAKKEAANAE